A genome region from Pseudomonas sp. S06B 330 includes the following:
- the hcnA gene encoding cyanide-forming glycine dehydrogenase subunit HcnA translates to MQTLDRKLDIQPLSRADMTIHLNGQPVEVASGETVLTVLNAVGLRQVARNDHAQLTGAFCGMGVCHCCLVSINGRPKRRACQTVVQPGMQVETLSNRITEQEAL, encoded by the coding sequence ATGCAAACACTGGATCGAAAACTCGACATCCAGCCCCTGTCGCGGGCTGACATGACCATCCATCTCAACGGCCAACCGGTCGAAGTCGCTTCCGGCGAAACGGTGCTGACCGTGCTCAACGCTGTGGGGCTGCGCCAGGTGGCGCGCAACGATCACGCTCAATTGACCGGGGCTTTTTGTGGCATGGGCGTGTGTCATTGTTGCCTGGTTTCAATCAACGGCCGACCTAAACGTCGCGCCTGCCAGACCGTGGTTCAGCCCGGTATGCAGGTGGAAACCCTGAGCAACCGTATTACCGAGCAGGAGGCACTATGA
- a CDS encoding methyl-accepting chemotaxis protein — MQSRLRTMITEIKSGAEKLLSAATEISHTSDALSTAALEQSQSASSMAATVEEMTVSISHVAASASEAHGISTDSGKHSIEGGMVIQNTLQSMNLIAGTVQSSALQISDLGRDIEQITSIVNVISAIAEQTNLLALNAAIEAARAGDQGRGFAVVADEVRLLAQRTGASTSEIGKMIQSIQISAQDAVKQMEVGVEQVNSGLLLANSANTAIDQIRGGANQIVGVVDQISMALNEQSAASQDVARNVERIAQMAQSNSESISAASRNASAIEQLALTLDKHVSQFRI; from the coding sequence ATGCAGTCACGGTTGCGCACAATGATCACCGAGATCAAGAGCGGGGCTGAAAAGTTACTGAGCGCTGCCACTGAGATTTCCCACACCTCCGATGCCTTGTCCACAGCAGCATTGGAACAATCTCAATCAGCCTCTTCAATGGCTGCCACCGTTGAAGAAATGACGGTCAGCATCAGTCATGTCGCTGCCAGCGCAAGTGAAGCACATGGCATCTCGACTGACTCCGGAAAGCACTCGATCGAGGGTGGCATGGTGATTCAAAACACACTGCAAAGCATGAACCTGATCGCTGGTACCGTGCAGAGTTCTGCTCTACAGATTTCTGATTTGGGCCGTGACATTGAGCAAATCACCTCCATCGTCAACGTCATCAGTGCAATTGCCGAGCAAACCAACCTATTGGCGTTGAATGCCGCCATCGAGGCTGCACGAGCAGGTGATCAGGGCCGTGGCTTTGCCGTTGTCGCCGATGAAGTGAGATTGCTGGCGCAGCGCACCGGCGCGTCGACGTCTGAAATCGGCAAAATGATCCAGAGCATTCAGATCAGTGCACAAGACGCTGTCAAACAGATGGAAGTGGGTGTGGAACAGGTCAATAGTGGGTTGCTATTGGCCAACTCGGCCAACACCGCCATTGACCAGATTCGTGGTGGTGCTAACCAGATTGTTGGCGTGGTCGATCAAATCTCAATGGCGCTTAACGAACAAAGTGCTGCGAGCCAGGACGTTGCCCGCAATGTCGAACGCATCGCGCAGATGGCCCAAAGCAACAGCGAGAGCATCTCAGCAGCATCGCGAAATGCATCCGCCATCGAGCAGTTGGCGTTGACGCTCGATAAGCATGTATCGCAGTTCAGGATTTAG
- a CDS encoding MlrC C-terminal domain-containing protein, protein MSQDYNDRDTKSTTQDNPGAGGDSNTTGMIKALLRNGAKNAAVGLIVDPIAVQVAIDAGVGAFVELELGGQSNILGDTPLSGRFEVIHLSDGRCRFDGPMMNGMRVDVGPVACLKIDDVQIAVSSSKSQMLDRNLFRIAGIQPEENSFVVNKSSVHFRADFSAIAEQILIAKAPGPMNADPADLPWTRLAQGIRLKPNGKPFKTPC, encoded by the coding sequence ATCAGCCAGGACTACAATGACCGGGACACGAAATCGACGACACAAGACAACCCGGGGGCTGGGGGCGACTCCAACACCACCGGCATGATCAAGGCACTGTTGCGCAATGGCGCCAAGAATGCCGCTGTCGGTCTTATCGTCGATCCGATTGCTGTCCAGGTCGCGATTGATGCCGGTGTAGGTGCCTTTGTCGAACTTGAACTCGGTGGACAATCAAACATACTTGGCGACACGCCCCTGAGCGGGCGCTTCGAAGTGATACACCTGTCCGACGGACGCTGCCGATTTGACGGCCCCATGATGAACGGCATGCGCGTGGACGTTGGGCCAGTGGCGTGCCTGAAAATCGACGACGTGCAGATAGCCGTCAGCTCAAGCAAAAGCCAGATGCTGGACCGCAACCTTTTTCGCATTGCAGGCATACAGCCCGAAGAGAATAGCTTCGTGGTGAACAAAAGCTCTGTGCATTTTCGAGCCGACTTCAGCGCAATTGCCGAGCAGATTTTGATCGCCAAGGCCCCGGGCCCCATGAATGCCGACCCGGCCGATCTGCCATGGACCCGACTTGCGCAGGGCATCCGCCTCAAACCTAATGGAAAGCCCTTCAAGACGCCTTGCTGA
- the glmS gene encoding glutamine--fructose-6-phosphate transaminase (isomerizing) produces MCGIVGAVAERNITTILIEGLKRLEYRGYDSAGLAVYTQQGTLERRRRIGKVSELEAAVAADPLTGQLGIAHTRWATHGAPTEGNAHPHFSGHELAVVHNGIIENHEELREQLKSLGYVFSSETDTEVIVHLLHHTLKTVPDLADALKAAVKQLHGAYGLAVISARQPDRLLAARSGSPLVIGLGHGENFLASDQLALRQVTDRFMYLEEGDIAEIRRDQVTIWDVSGTKVQRETVQYHEGAEAADKGTYRHFMLKEIHEQPTVVQRTLEGRLGKDHVMVQAFGPQAAELFAKVRNVQIVACGTSYHAGMVARYWLESLAGIPCQVEVASEFRYRKVVVQPDTLFVSISQSGETADTLAALRNAKELGFLGSLAICNVGISSLVRESDLTLLTQAGPEIGVASTKAFTTQLVSLMLLTLSLGQVRGTLAAGVEAELVEELRRLPTRLGEALAMDAIVEKTAELFADKHHTLFLGRGAQFPVAMEGALKLKEISYIHAEAYPAGELKHGPLALVDSDMPVVTVAPNNELLEKLKSNLQEVRARGGELIVFADEHAGMSNGEGTHVIAVPHIIDALAPILYTIPLQLLSYYVAVLKGTDVDQPRNLAKSVTVE; encoded by the coding sequence ATGTGTGGAATCGTTGGTGCCGTCGCCGAACGTAATATCACCACCATCCTCATCGAAGGCCTCAAACGCCTGGAATACCGCGGTTATGACAGCGCAGGTCTAGCGGTTTATACCCAGCAAGGAACCTTGGAGCGTCGTCGCCGCATCGGTAAGGTTAGTGAGCTGGAAGCCGCTGTTGCCGCCGATCCGCTGACCGGCCAGTTGGGTATCGCTCACACTCGTTGGGCCACCCACGGTGCGCCAACAGAAGGCAATGCCCACCCGCATTTCTCCGGTCACGAGCTGGCGGTGGTGCATAACGGCATCATCGAGAACCATGAAGAGCTGCGTGAACAGCTTAAGAGCTTGGGTTATGTATTCAGCTCTGAGACCGACACCGAAGTCATCGTCCACCTGCTGCATCACACCTTGAAGACCGTTCCTGACCTGGCCGATGCCCTGAAGGCCGCAGTCAAGCAGCTGCATGGCGCTTATGGTCTGGCAGTGATCAGCGCCCGCCAGCCTGACCGCCTGTTGGCGGCCCGCAGCGGTAGCCCGCTGGTGATTGGTCTGGGCCATGGGGAAAACTTCCTGGCTTCCGATCAACTGGCTTTGCGCCAAGTGACCGACCGCTTCATGTATCTGGAAGAAGGCGACATCGCCGAGATCCGCCGCGACCAGGTGACTATCTGGGATGTCAGCGGAACCAAGGTACAGCGCGAAACCGTGCAGTACCACGAAGGCGCCGAAGCTGCCGACAAGGGTACCTATCGCCACTTCATGCTCAAGGAAATCCACGAGCAACCGACCGTGGTGCAGCGCACCCTGGAAGGGCGTCTGGGCAAAGACCACGTCATGGTTCAGGCCTTTGGTCCACAAGCCGCCGAGCTGTTCGCCAAAGTACGCAATGTGCAGATTGTGGCCTGTGGTACCAGCTATCACGCTGGTATGGTTGCTCGTTACTGGCTGGAAAGCCTGGCTGGTATCCCGTGCCAGGTCGAAGTGGCCAGCGAGTTCCGCTACCGCAAGGTGGTGGTGCAGCCGGACACCCTGTTCGTCTCGATCTCCCAGTCGGGTGAAACCGCCGACACCCTGGCGGCGCTGCGTAACGCCAAGGAGCTGGGTTTCCTTGGCAGCCTGGCGATCTGCAACGTCGGCATCAGTTCGCTGGTACGCGAGTCGGACCTGACCCTGCTGACCCAGGCCGGTCCGGAAATCGGTGTGGCGTCGACCAAAGCGTTCACCACCCAGCTGGTGTCGCTGATGCTGCTTACCCTGTCCCTGGGCCAGGTCCGTGGCACCTTGGCGGCCGGAGTCGAAGCCGAGCTGGTCGAAGAGCTACGCCGCCTGCCGACGCGCCTGGGCGAAGCCTTGGCGATGGACGCCATCGTCGAGAAAACCGCTGAACTGTTCGCAGACAAGCATCACACGCTGTTCCTGGGCCGTGGTGCGCAGTTCCCGGTGGCGATGGAAGGGGCACTCAAGCTCAAGGAAATTTCCTATATCCATGCCGAAGCCTATCCGGCTGGTGAACTGAAGCATGGTCCGTTGGCGCTGGTTGACAGCGACATGCCAGTGGTGACCGTTGCGCCGAACAACGAACTGTTGGAGAAGCTCAAGTCCAACCTGCAGGAAGTGCGCGCCCGTGGTGGTGAACTGATTGTCTTTGCCGACGAACACGCTGGCATGAGCAATGGCGAAGGTACCCATGTGATTGCCGTGCCGCACATCATCGATGCCCTGGCGCCGATCCTCTACACCATCCCGCTGCAGTTGCTGTCGTACTACGTGGCTGTGCTCAAAGGGACTGACGTTGACCAGCCGCGTAACCTGGCAAAATCCGTGACGGTAGAGTAA
- a CDS encoding DeoR/GlpR family DNA-binding transcription regulator — MSKRNTPQRRHNILALLNEQGEVSVDALAKRFETSEVTIRKDLAALEANGLLLRRYGGAVTMPQELIADQSQPVSLYKQAIARAAVERIREHARIIIDSGSTTAAMIPELGHQPGLVVMTNSLNVARALSELEHEPVLLMTGGTWDPHSESFQGQVAEQVLRSYDFDQLFIGADGIDLARGTTTFNELLGLSRVMAEVAREVIVMVESDKVGRKIPNLELPWGSVNTLITDERLPTEAREQIEARGVHVICAALSKEHN; from the coding sequence ATGTCGAAACGTAACACCCCCCAACGCCGCCACAATATCCTCGCCTTGCTCAATGAACAGGGAGAGGTGAGCGTCGACGCGCTGGCCAAACGTTTCGAAACTTCAGAAGTGACCATTCGCAAGGATCTCGCGGCGCTGGAAGCCAACGGCCTGCTCCTGCGCCGCTACGGTGGTGCGGTGACCATGCCGCAGGAACTGATCGCCGATCAGAGCCAGCCCGTCTCCCTCTATAAGCAAGCAATTGCGCGGGCTGCCGTTGAACGTATCCGTGAACATGCGCGCATCATTATCGACAGCGGCAGCACCACAGCGGCGATGATTCCCGAGCTCGGCCATCAGCCCGGCCTGGTGGTGATGACCAACTCACTAAATGTTGCCCGTGCTCTGAGCGAGCTGGAACATGAGCCAGTACTGTTGATGACCGGCGGCACCTGGGACCCACATTCCGAATCCTTCCAGGGCCAGGTCGCCGAGCAGGTACTACGCTCATACGATTTCGACCAGCTGTTCATTGGCGCCGATGGCATCGACCTGGCGCGCGGTACTACCACGTTCAATGAGTTGCTTGGCCTGAGCCGGGTCATGGCCGAAGTGGCCCGTGAGGTGATTGTGATGGTCGAGTCGGACAAGGTCGGGCGCAAGATCCCCAATCTCGAGCTGCCCTGGGGCAGCGTCAATACCCTGATTACTGATGAGCGCTTGCCCACTGAGGCGCGCGAACAAATTGAAGCCCGCGGCGTCCATGTGATTTGTGCCGCACTCTCCAAGGAGCATAACTAA
- the glmU gene encoding bifunctional UDP-N-acetylglucosamine diphosphorylase/glucosamine-1-phosphate N-acetyltransferase GlmU — MSLDIVILAAGQGTRMRSALPKVLHPVAGDSMLGHVIHSARELQPQGIHVVIGHGAELVRERLAADDLNFVLQDKQLGTGHAVAQALPGLSADTVLILYGDVPLIEVDTLKRLLAKVTPEQLGLLTVNLDDPTGYGRIVRDAQGQVAAIVEHKDANDAQKAIKEGNTGILAVPGARLAEWLGRLSNNNAQGEYYLTDVIAMAVADDLVVATEQPLDPMEVQGANDRRQLAELERHFQLRAGRRLMAQGVTLRDPARFDVRGEVTVGRDVLIDINVILEGRVVIEDDVVIGPNCVIKNSTLRKGVVVKANSHLEGAIMGEGSDAGPFARLRPGSVLEARAHVGNFVELKNAHLGEGAKAGHLTYLGDAEVGARTNIGAGTITCNYDGANKFKTVLGEDVFIGSNNSLVAPVDILDGATTAAGSTITQNVEAAQLAVGRARQRNIDGWKRPEKIKKT, encoded by the coding sequence ATGTCTCTCGATATCGTTATTCTTGCCGCAGGCCAAGGCACCCGCATGCGTTCTGCGCTGCCCAAGGTACTGCACCCGGTCGCCGGCGATTCCATGCTCGGCCATGTTATCCACAGCGCCCGCGAGCTACAGCCGCAAGGCATTCATGTGGTGATCGGACACGGCGCTGAATTGGTGCGTGAGCGTTTGGCGGCCGATGACCTGAATTTCGTTCTGCAAGACAAGCAACTGGGTACCGGCCATGCCGTGGCCCAAGCCTTGCCGGGTCTGAGCGCTGATACTGTGCTGATCTTGTATGGTGATGTGCCGCTGATTGAGGTGGATACCCTCAAGCGCCTGCTGGCCAAGGTCACTCCCGAGCAGTTGGGCCTGTTGACCGTTAACCTGGACGACCCAACCGGCTACGGTCGCATTGTTCGCGATGCTCAGGGTCAGGTGGCAGCGATCGTTGAGCATAAGGATGCCAACGACGCGCAAAAAGCCATCAAAGAAGGCAACACCGGGATTCTGGCGGTACCGGGTGCACGCCTGGCTGAATGGCTGGGACGACTGTCGAACAACAACGCCCAAGGCGAGTACTACCTCACCGACGTGATTGCCATGGCCGTGGCCGATGATCTGGTGGTTGCCACCGAACAGCCGCTGGACCCAATGGAAGTGCAGGGCGCCAACGATCGTCGGCAACTGGCAGAGCTTGAGCGTCATTTCCAGCTGCGTGCAGGGCGTCGCCTGATGGCCCAGGGCGTGACCTTGCGTGATCCGGCACGTTTTGATGTGCGTGGTGAAGTGACTGTGGGTCGCGACGTGCTCATCGACATCAACGTCATCCTTGAAGGCCGTGTGGTCATCGAAGACGACGTGGTCATTGGCCCGAACTGCGTGATCAAGAACAGTACCCTACGCAAAGGCGTCGTGGTCAAAGCCAACAGCCACCTCGAAGGCGCGATCATGGGTGAAGGCAGCGATGCCGGTCCTTTCGCCCGTCTGCGTCCTGGCAGCGTGCTGGAAGCGCGTGCCCATGTGGGTAACTTTGTCGAACTGAAGAATGCTCACCTGGGTGAAGGCGCCAAGGCCGGTCACCTGACCTATCTGGGTGACGCCGAGGTCGGCGCACGCACCAACATTGGTGCGGGTACCATTACTTGCAACTACGATGGCGCGAACAAGTTCAAGACTGTTCTCGGTGAGGACGTGTTCATCGGTTCGAACAACTCTCTGGTGGCCCCTGTGGATATCCTTGACGGCGCCACCACGGCGGCTGGCTCGACGATCACTCAGAATGTCGAGGCTGCTCAGCTAGCGGTTGGCCGCGCACGTCAGCGCAACATCGACGGCTGGAAGCGGCCAGAGAAGATCAAGAAGACCTGA
- a CDS encoding F0F1 ATP synthase subunit epsilon: MAMTVHCDIVSAEGEIFSGLVEMVVAHGNLGDLGIAPGHAPLITNLKPGPITLTKQGGAQEVFYISGGFLEVQPNMVKVLADTVQRAADLDEAQAQDALKAAENALHEKGAEFDYGAAAARLAEAAAQLRTVQQMRKGK; the protein is encoded by the coding sequence ATGGCTATGACAGTCCATTGCGATATCGTCAGCGCGGAAGGAGAGATTTTCTCCGGTCTGGTCGAGATGGTGGTTGCGCACGGTAACCTGGGTGATCTTGGTATCGCTCCAGGCCACGCGCCGCTGATCACTAATCTGAAGCCAGGTCCGATCACGCTGACCAAGCAGGGTGGCGCCCAAGAGGTGTTCTACATCTCTGGTGGTTTCCTCGAGGTCCAGCCGAACATGGTCAAGGTGCTTGCCGATACCGTGCAACGTGCTGCCGACCTGGACGAAGCTCAGGCTCAGGATGCCCTCAAGGCTGCTGAGAACGCCCTGCACGAAAAAGGCGCGGAGTTCGACTACGGCGCCGCTGCCGCACGTCTGGCCGAGGCCGCAGCCCAGCTGCGTACCGTCCAGCAAATGCGCAAAGGCAAGTAA
- the atpD gene encoding F0F1 ATP synthase subunit beta, with the protein MSSGRIVQIIGAVIDVEFPRDSVPSVYNALKVVGAETTLEVQQQLGDGVVRTIAMGSTEGLKRGLDVNDTGAAISVPVGKATLGRIMDVLGNPIDEAGPIGEEERWGIHRDAPSFADQAGGNDLLETGIKVIDLVCPFAKGGKVGLFGGAGVGKTVNMMELIRNIAIEHSGYSVFAGVGERTREGNDFYHEMKDSNVLDKVALVYGQMNEPPGNRLRVALTGLTMAEKFRDEGNDVLLFVDNIYRYTLAGTEVSALLGRMPSAVGYQPTLAEEMGVLQERITSTKEGSITSIQAVYVPADDLTDPSPATTFAHLDATVVLSRDIASLGIYPAVDPLDSTSRQLDPNVIGNEHYDTARGVQYVLQRYKELKDIIAILGMDELSESDKQLVSRARKIQRFLSQPFFVAEVFTGSPGKYVSLKDTIAGFSGILKGDYDHLPEQAFYMVGGIEEAVEKAKKL; encoded by the coding sequence ATGAGTAGCGGACGTATCGTTCAAATCATCGGCGCCGTCATCGACGTGGAATTCCCACGTGACAGCGTACCGAGTGTCTATAACGCGCTGAAAGTAGTTGGCGCGGAAACCACCCTGGAAGTTCAGCAGCAGCTGGGCGACGGTGTGGTTCGTACCATTGCGATGGGTTCCACCGAAGGCCTGAAACGCGGCCTGGACGTAAACGATACTGGCGCAGCGATCTCGGTACCGGTCGGTAAAGCGACCCTGGGCCGTATCATGGACGTTTTGGGTAACCCAATCGACGAAGCCGGTCCTATCGGTGAAGAAGAGCGTTGGGGCATCCACCGTGATGCGCCTTCGTTCGCTGACCAAGCAGGCGGCAACGACCTGCTGGAAACCGGCATCAAGGTTATCGACCTGGTTTGCCCGTTCGCCAAGGGTGGTAAGGTTGGTCTGTTCGGTGGTGCCGGTGTAGGCAAAACCGTAAACATGATGGAACTGATCCGTAACATCGCCATCGAGCACAGCGGTTATTCCGTGTTCGCCGGTGTGGGTGAGCGTACTCGTGAGGGTAACGACTTCTACCACGAGATGAAGGATTCCAACGTACTGGACAAGGTTGCTCTGGTATACGGCCAAATGAACGAGCCACCAGGAAACCGTCTGCGCGTAGCGCTGACCGGTCTGACCATGGCTGAGAAGTTCCGTGACGAAGGTAACGACGTTCTGCTGTTCGTCGACAACATCTATCGTTACACCCTGGCCGGTACCGAAGTATCCGCACTGCTGGGCCGTATGCCTTCGGCAGTAGGTTACCAGCCGACCCTGGCTGAAGAGATGGGCGTTCTGCAAGAGCGCATCACTTCGACCAAGGAAGGTTCGATCACCTCGATCCAGGCCGTATACGTACCTGCGGACGACCTGACTGACCCGTCGCCAGCGACTACCTTCGCCCACTTGGACGCCACCGTCGTACTGTCCCGTGACATCGCCTCCCTGGGTATCTACCCAGCGGTCGATCCACTGGACTCGACTTCGCGCCAGCTGGACCCGAACGTCATCGGCAACGAGCACTACGACACCGCTCGCGGCGTCCAGTACGTGCTGCAGCGCTACAAAGAGCTGAAGGACATCATTGCGATCCTGGGTATGGACGAACTGTCCGAATCCGACAAGCAGCTGGTATCCCGTGCTCGTAAGATTCAGCGTTTCCTGTCCCAGCCGTTCTTCGTGGCAGAAGTCTTCACCGGTTCTCCAGGCAAATACGTTTCCCTGAAAGACACCATTGCTGGCTTCAGCGGCATCCTCAAAGGTGACTACGACCACCTGCCAGAACAAGCGTTCTACATGGTCGGCGGCATCGAAGAAGCGGTCGAGAAAGCCAAGAAACTGTAA
- the atpG gene encoding F0F1 ATP synthase subunit gamma, producing MAGAKEIRSKIASIKSTQKITSAMEKVAVSKMRKAQMRMAASRPYAERIRQVIGHLANANPEYRHPFMIDRPVKRVGYVVVSSDRGLCGGLNTNLFKALVKDMAVNREQGIEIDLCVVGSKGAAFFRSFGGNVVAAISHLGEEPSINDLIGSVKVMLDAYLDGRIDRLSVVSNKFINTMTQTPTVEQLIPLVATPDQELKHHWDYLYEPDAKELLDGLMVRYVESQVYQAVVENNAAEQAARMIAMKNATDNAGDLISELQLIYNKARQAAITQEISEIVGGAAAV from the coding sequence ATGGCAGGCGCAAAAGAGATTCGCAGTAAGATTGCGAGCATCAAAAGCACGCAAAAAATTACCAGCGCCATGGAAAAAGTGGCGGTCAGCAAGATGCGCAAGGCTCAAATGCGCATGGCTGCTAGCCGTCCTTACGCGGAGCGTATCCGCCAGGTTATTGGTCATCTGGCCAACGCTAACCCGGAATACCGCCACCCGTTCATGATCGACCGCCCTGTAAAGCGCGTTGGTTATGTCGTCGTGAGCAGTGACCGTGGTCTGTGCGGTGGTTTGAACACCAACCTGTTCAAGGCCCTGGTCAAGGACATGGCGGTCAACCGCGAGCAAGGGATCGAGATTGATCTTTGCGTGGTTGGCAGCAAAGGTGCGGCGTTTTTCCGCAGCTTCGGCGGTAACGTCGTTGCAGCAATCAGCCACCTGGGCGAAGAGCCGTCGATCAATGATCTGATCGGCAGCGTCAAGGTCATGCTGGACGCTTACCTGGACGGTCGTATTGATCGTCTGTCCGTGGTATCGAACAAGTTCATCAATACCATGACGCAAACTCCAACGGTCGAGCAGTTGATTCCGTTGGTTGCAACCCCGGATCAAGAACTCAAGCACCACTGGGACTACCTCTACGAACCTGACGCCAAAGAGCTGCTGGACGGCCTGATGGTGCGTTACGTGGAGTCGCAGGTCTACCAGGCGGTGGTCGAGAACAACGCAGCTGAACAAGCTGCCCGGATGATCGCGATGAAGAACGCCACCGACAACGCCGGTGATTTGATCAGCGAATTGCAGCTGATCTACAACAAGGCGCGTCAGGCTGCGATCACCCAAGAGATCTCGGAAATCGTCGGCGGCGCTGCCGCGGTTTAA
- the atpA gene encoding F0F1 ATP synthase subunit alpha, with protein sequence MQQLNPSEISDIIKGRIENLDVASQARNEGTVVSVSDGIVRIHGLADVMYGEMIEFPGGVFGMALNLEQDSVGAVVLGAYDTLAEGMSAKCTGRILQVPVGKELLGRVVDALGNPIDGKGPLGNTEFDAVEKVAPGVIWRKSVDQPVQTGYKSVDAMIPVGRGQRELIIGDRQIGKTAMAIDAIINQKDSGIFCVYVAVGQKRSTVANIVRKLEENGALANTIVVVASASESAALQFLAPYAGCTMGEFFRDRGEDALIVYDDLSKQAVAYRQISLLLRRPPGREAYPGDVFYLHSRLLERASRVSEEYVEKFTNGAVTGKTGSLTALPIIETQAGDVSAFVPTNVISITDGQIFLESAMFNSGIRPAVNAGVSVSRVGGAAQTKIIKKLSGGIRTALAQYRELAAFAQFASDLDEATRKQLEHGQRVTELMKQKQYAPMSIADMALSLYAAERGFLTDVEIAKVGSFEQALIAYFNRDHAELMAKINVKGDFNDEIDAGIKAGIEKFKATQTW encoded by the coding sequence ATGCAGCAACTCAATCCTTCCGAAATTAGTGACATCATCAAGGGCCGCATCGAGAATCTCGATGTAGCCTCTCAAGCCCGCAACGAAGGTACCGTCGTCAGCGTTTCTGACGGTATCGTGCGGATTCACGGTCTGGCCGACGTCATGTACGGCGAAATGATCGAGTTTCCAGGTGGCGTGTTCGGTATGGCCCTCAACCTGGAGCAAGACTCCGTTGGTGCGGTAGTACTGGGCGCATACGACACCCTCGCTGAAGGCATGAGTGCCAAGTGCACCGGCCGCATCCTGCAGGTTCCGGTTGGTAAGGAACTGCTGGGTCGCGTAGTCGACGCACTGGGTAACCCAATCGACGGCAAAGGCCCACTGGGCAATACCGAATTCGACGCAGTCGAAAAGGTTGCTCCGGGCGTGATCTGGCGTAAGTCGGTAGACCAGCCTGTACAGACTGGCTACAAATCCGTCGACGCCATGATCCCTGTCGGCCGTGGCCAGCGTGAGCTGATCATCGGTGACCGTCAGATCGGTAAGACCGCCATGGCGATCGACGCCATCATCAACCAGAAAGACTCCGGTATTTTCTGTGTTTATGTTGCTGTCGGCCAAAAGCGTTCCACCGTTGCCAACATCGTTCGCAAGCTGGAAGAAAACGGCGCTCTGGCCAACACCATCGTGGTTGTTGCCAGTGCTTCGGAATCCGCCGCACTGCAATTCCTGGCGCCATACGCCGGTTGCACCATGGGCGAGTTCTTCCGTGACCGCGGTGAAGACGCGCTGATCGTATACGATGACCTGTCCAAGCAGGCCGTTGCCTACCGTCAGATCTCCCTGCTGCTGCGCCGTCCACCAGGACGTGAAGCGTACCCAGGTGACGTGTTCTATCTCCACTCCCGTCTGCTGGAGCGTGCATCGCGCGTTTCCGAAGAGTACGTTGAGAAGTTCACCAACGGCGCTGTAACTGGCAAGACCGGTTCCCTGACCGCACTGCCGATCATCGAAACCCAGGCTGGCGACGTTTCCGCGTTCGTTCCGACCAACGTGATTTCCATCACCGACGGTCAGATCTTCCTGGAATCGGCCATGTTCAACTCGGGCATCCGCCCTGCAGTTAACGCCGGTGTTTCGGTATCCCGTGTAGGTGGTGCCGCTCAGACCAAGATCATCAAGAAGCTCTCCGGTGGTATCCGTACCGCTCTGGCTCAGTACCGTGAGCTGGCGGCATTCGCCCAGTTCGCTTCTGACCTGGACGAAGCCACCCGTAAGCAACTCGAGCACGGTCAACGTGTTACCGAGCTGATGAAGCAGAAGCAATACGCTCCAATGTCCATCGCGGACATGGCGCTGTCGCTGTATGCCGCTGAGCGTGGGTTCCTGACCGACGTTGAAATCGCCAAAGTCGGCAGCTTTGAACAAGCGCTGATTGCTTACTTCAACCGTGATCACGCCGAACTGATGGCGAAGATCAACGTGAAGGGTGACTTCAACGACGAAATCGACGCTGGCATCAAAGCCGGTATCGAGAAGTTCAAGGCCACCCAAACCTGGTAA
- a CDS encoding F0F1 ATP synthase subunit delta, with product MAELTTLARPYAKAAFEHAQAHQQLANWSAMLGLAAAVSEDGTMQRLLKAPRLTSAEKAAAFIDVCGDKFDVQAQNFIHVAAENDRLLLLPEIAALFELYKAEQEKSVDVEVTSAFALDQEQQDKLAKVLSARLSREVRLHATEDASLIGGVVIRAGDLVIDGSVRGKLAKLAEALKS from the coding sequence ATGGCAGAACTGACCACGTTGGCCCGACCTTACGCTAAGGCGGCCTTTGAGCACGCCCAGGCCCATCAGCAACTGGCCAATTGGTCAGCCATGCTCGGCCTGGCTGCTGCAGTGTCGGAAGACGGCACTATGCAGCGCCTGCTCAAGGCCCCGCGACTGACGAGCGCAGAAAAGGCCGCCGCGTTTATTGACGTGTGCGGTGACAAGTTTGATGTACAGGCACAGAATTTCATTCATGTTGCCGCGGAAAACGACCGCCTCCTGCTGTTGCCGGAGATTGCGGCTTTGTTCGAGCTGTATAAGGCCGAACAAGAGAAATCCGTGGACGTGGAAGTCACTAGTGCTTTTGCGTTGGACCAAGAACAGCAAGACAAACTCGCCAAGGTTCTCAGTGCACGGCTCAGCCGGGAAGTGCGCCTGCATGCGACGGAGGACGCCTCCCTTATCGGTGGTGTCGTTATCCGCGCCGGCGACCTGGTAATCGATGGCTCGGTTCGCGGCAAACTCGCGAAACTGGCCGAAGCATTGAAATCTTGA